The following are from one region of the Mauremys reevesii isolate NIE-2019 linkage group 2, ASM1616193v1, whole genome shotgun sequence genome:
- the LOC120397382 gene encoding patched domain-containing protein 3-like isoform X2: MGPEEPGAKAGTQQPRRGSGKMGSELDPEPGPGPEPTLPPHPHDTFALFLSRRFARLGGLVGAHPWPFLLLSLLLSGGLGAGFRFLPQRRANDIEGQFTPLGGPAKSERRFAREHFPTRDSERFSGQRLLTEGAFASLIAVSASGNNLLTAGAFGELLRLDGAVQRLAVPGGDPGTQLSYPDLCVRSNGSCSSPNPLLAAVQGEPARLEPLLRQLTYPVFGSRVFMGTFLGGVQLARGAGASRVQAAKALRLVYYLREDDAADRERSLQWLENFLKRIPAELEALNLTAVQVAYFTSISRQEEFEGNTRKVIPLFSITYFLTITFSIISCLRGWC, from the exons ATGGGGCCCGAGGAGCCGGGCGCGAAGGCCGGGACCCAGCAGCCGAGGCGGGGCAGCGGGAAGATGGGCTCCGAGTTGGACCCAGAACCAGGTCCCGGCCCCGAACCGACCCTCCCCCCGCACCCGCACGACACCTTTGCCCTGTTTCTCAGCCGGCGTTTCGCCCGGCTCGGGGGGCTGGTCGGCGCCCACCCGTGGCCCTTCCTGCTGCTCTCGCTGCTGCTCTCGGGCGGGCTCGGCGCGGGCTTCCGCTTCTTGCCGCAGAGACGCGCCAATGACATCGAGGGGCAGTTCACGCCGCTCGGGGGGCCCGCCAAGAGCGAGCGGCGCTTTGCCCGGGAGCATTTCCCGACCCGCGACTCCGAGCGCTTCTCCGGCCAGAGGCTGCTCACGGAGGGCGCCTTCGCCTCCCTCATCGCGGTCTCCGCCTCCGGCAACAACCTCCTGACGGCGGGAGCCTTCGGGGAGCTCCTGCGGCTGGACGGGGCGGTGCAGCGCCTCGCTGTTCCCGGGGGGGACCCAGGCACCCAACTCTCCTACCCGGACCTGTGCGTCCGGAGCAACGGGTCCTGCAGCAGCCCCAACCCGCTCCTGGCGGCCGTGCAGGGCGAGCCGGCCCGGCTAGAGCCCCTCCTCCGGCAGCTCACGTACCCCGTGTTCGGGAGCCGCGTGTTCATGGGCACCTTCTTAGGAGGCGTTCAGCTGGCTCGCGGAGCGGGCGCCTCCCGGGTGCAGGCAGCCAAAGCCCTGAGGCTGGTTTATTACCTGCGAGAAGACGACGCCGCGGACCGAGAGAGGAGTTTGCAGTGGCTGGAAAACTTCCTCAAGCGCATCCCGGCTGAGCTGGAGGCTTTAAATCTCACCGCTGTCCAG GTGGCTTACTTTACCTCAATATCCAGACAAGAAGAGTTTGAAGGAAATACCAGGAAAGTGATCCCCCTGTTTTCCATAACATACTTCTTAACTATAACCTTTTCCATTATTTCTTGTTTAAG